Proteins found in one Larimichthys crocea isolate SSNF chromosome I, L_crocea_2.0, whole genome shotgun sequence genomic segment:
- the znf185 gene encoding zinc finger protein 185 isoform X1 yields the protein MSKEGEKAAVFRTTKVRNKLKDDGSWLQRRPEPKAETEEEKPWLAELRARRVNGAADDTSPVTSPTKSTPSPTKSATERAPTSGYLIRGVFTKLDKPASSSTSNGFAGTTQFTKKPSETYKKIASHTLRSTENQEDQLSKEEKEKRTEAASSVLKRSTVRQRSYVLSAAKKYESKEEAPDPSLDNSSVSFVAKRVEIIDDDESAATPAPASTPPPSTVVPVTSVASAPQPKPRKTVDITSKTAVDVAVNEPVAPKEIEAAPEPVREDPPPVLVTEKDPFEHMTPGCTKVATPLAVLLPEYVQAVSTEPEPEESDLSGQADTPLIELAPALPMSPTPASPTPESPVPVSAVREITVITEPGLEPEPEPEQEPSPKPRVDITSKTAVDVAVNEPVAPKEIEAVPEPVREEPVPPVLVTEKDPFEHMTPGCTKVATPLPVLLPEYVQAVSTEPEPEESDLSGQADTPLIELAPALPTPMSPTPASPTPESPGPVSAVREITVMTEPEPEPEPEQEREPSPKPNSGVDTLTALSDTLISFNTSSTSVADDEPVLAEKEGSSVDSHPTENGVEQEPTPELSNCVPMTDDLLALCDGPEPAAEPVPPSPGRWSQDLLSGLDSEPNPAKTSNSLDLLANDVIVFNTEARSLSVQREEEKQTDETVKETQSPTETVTITTNTVIITDTSEEDNADPWSSPVTTTVTESSSADPFDPYPIGTTSPNSSSDLLQPLSDISLNRVSTTSTEIKDPSPETNLSSNALESLADDIIPINTDSTSLLTRRSWATTWDTSTPEQTTTVEESEDDEPGQDEAQTTLIMFERKSTENDSPWDRWTSPTVYTVTTTTGEEEEDEEEEEESPEDTQTQTVTTITTIREIHSEPESAMDRTVIEEDQQVQTPEPEAKKGFVFVKEYVNATETSLHNARDLIDDETDYFTSSSTNHSYSSPSTYSSGSLSSTCTYCGEPVGNDCRISIEHLNINCHPACFKCGVCSKPMGDLLDSMFLHGGEVNCESCYSKAFD from the exons ATGTCAAAAG agGGGGAAAAAGCAGCCGTGTTCCGTACCACCAAAGTGCGAAACAAGCTGAAGGATGACGGCAGCTGGCTGCAACGGCGCCCTGAACCTAAGGCTGAAACTGAGGAAGAGAAACCATG GTTAGCAGAATTAAGGGCAAGACGTGTGAACGGAGCTGCTGATGACACCAGTCCAGTGACATCACCAACAAAATCCACTCCGTCACCCACCAAGTCGGCAACTGAAAG AGCACCAACATCAGGATACCTGATCAG agGTGTTTTCACTAAACTAGACAAGCCTGCTTCGTCCTCAACATCTAACGGCTTTGC CGGAACAACACAGTTCACCAAAAAACCCTCTGAGACCTACAAGAAAAT AGCGTCCCACACTTTGAGGTCCACAGAGAACCAGGAGGACCAGCTTAgcaaggaggagaaggagaaacg GACGGAGGCAGCTAGCAGTGTACTGAAGAGATCTACAGTCAGGCAACGGTCTTATGTGCTTTCTGCTGCTAAAAAATATGA GTCTAAAGAAGAGGCACCTGACCCCTCATTGGACAACAGCAGTGTATCATTTGTGGCTAAAAG GGTGGAGattattgatgatgatgagagtGCTGCGACTCCAGCACCTGCCAGCACTCCTCCCCCCTCCACTGTTGTCCCTGTCACATCTGTTGCCTCTGCGCCTCAACCCAAACCACGGAAAAC AGTCGACATCACCTCTAAGACAGCTGTTGACGTCGCTGTTAATGAGCCAGTGGCACCGAAGGAGATTGAGGCCGCCCCGGAGCCTGTCAGAGAAGATCCCCCTCCAGTGCTTGTTACAGAAAAAGACCCATTTGAACACATGACACCAGGGTGCACCAAGGTGGCTACTCCTCTCGCTGTACTCCTCCCTGAGTATGTACAAGCGGTCTCGACAGAGCCAGAGCCTGAAGAATCAGACCTTTCTGGGCAAGCTGACACACCTCTGATTGAACTCGCCCCAGCACTGCCAATGTCACCTACTCCAGCATCTCCTACCCCTGAATCACCTGTCCCGGTGTCTGCTGTAAGAGAGATCACAGTGATAACTGAACCAGGACTAGAGccagagccagaaccagaacaagaACCATCTCCAAAGCCAAG AGTCGACATCACCTCTAAGACAGCTGTTGACGTCGCTGTTAATGAGCCAGTGGCACCGAAGGAGATTGAGGCCGTCCCGGAGCCTGTCAGAGAGGAGCCTGTCCCTCCAGTGCTTGTTACAGAAAAAGACCCATTTGAACACATGACACCAGGGTGCACCAAGGTGGCTACTCCTCTCCCTGTACTCCTCCCTGAGTATGTACAAGCGGTCTCGACAGAGCCAGAACCTGAAGAATCAGACCTTTCTGGGCAAGCTGACACACCTCTGATTGAACTCGCCCCAGCATTGCCAACCCCAATGTCACCTACTCCAGCATCTCCTACCCCTGAATCACCTGGCCCAGTGTCTGCTGTAAGAGAGATCACAGTGAtgactgaaccagaaccagagccagaaccagaacaagaGCGAGAACCATCTCCAAAGCCAAA CTCCGGTGTTGACACGCTCACCGCCTTGTCCGACACTCTCATTTCTTTTAACACGAGTTCAACCAG TGTTGCAGATGATGAGCCAGTGCtggcagagaaagaaggaagcTCAGTGGACAGTCACCCCACAGAGAACGG TGTTGAACAGGAGCCAACTCCAGAGCTCAGCAACTGTGTACCAATGACAGACGATCTCCTGGCTCTCTGTGATGG TCCAGAGCCGGCAGCAGAACCGGTTCCCCCCAGCCCAGGACGCTGGAGCCAGGATTTGCTTAGCGGACTAGACAG TGAGCCAAATCCAGCAAAGACCAGTAACAGCCTGGATCTCCTGGCTAATGATGTCATTGTATTCAACACAGAGGCACGcag CCTCAGCGTGcagcgagaggaggagaaacagacagatgagacagtcaaagaaacacaaag CCCCACGGAGACAGTCACTATAACCACCAACACTGTGATCATTACTGACACAAG CGAGGAAGACAATGCAGATCCCTGGAGCTCACCTGTGACAACCACAGTCACTGAGTCGAG CTCGGCTGATCCGTTTGATCCATATCCGATAGGGACCACATCCCCTAACAG CTCCTCTGACCTGCTCCAGCCCCTctcagatatttccctcaacAG gGTGTCGACTACTTCCACGGAGATCAAAGATCCAAGTCCAGAAACTAA CCTGAGCAGTAATGCGTTGGAATCCCTTGCAGACGACATCATCCCTATCAACACTGACAGCACAAG TCTCCTCACTCGGCGGTCATGGGCTACTACATGGGATACCAGCACACCTGAGCAGACTACCACAGTGGAGGAGAG CGAGGACGATGAACCAGGCCAAGATGAAGCTCAAACGACACTGATCATGTTTGAGAGAAA GTCCACTGAGAATGACTCCCCATGGGACAGGTGGACATCACCCACTGTCTATACTGTCACTACCACTacaggggaggaagaggaggacgaggaggaggaggaggaaag CCCCGaggatacacagacacagacggtCACAACCATCACCACTATCAG GGAGATACACAGTGAGCCAGAGTCTGCTATGGATCG GACCGTGATAGAAGAAGACCAGCAAGTCCAAACACCAGAACCAGAGGCCAAAAA ggggtttgtgtttgtgaaggaGTATGTCAATGCAACAGAGACGTCCTTGCATAACGCCAGAGATCTAATCGATGA tgAAACAGATTATTTTACATCGAGCTCCACCAATCACTCTTACAGCAGCCCCTCCACTTACTCCAG TGGCTCACTGTCATCCACCTGCACATACTGCGGAGAGCCGGTGGGCAACGATTGCAGGATCTCCATCGAGCACCTCAATATCAACTGCCACCCTGCCTGCTTCAAG TGTGGCGTGTGTAGTAAGCCAATGGGAGACCTTCTCGACAGTATGTTCCTACATGGTGGGGAAGTCAACTGCGAGAGCTGCTACTCCAAAGCCTTCGACTGA
- the znf185 gene encoding zinc finger protein 185 isoform X2, with protein sequence MSKEGEKAAVFRTTKVRNKLKDDGSWLQRRPEPKAETEEEKPWLAELRARRVNGAADDTSPVTSPTKSTPSPTKSATERAPTSGYLIRGVFTKLDKPASSSTSNGFAGTTQFTKKPSETYKKIASHTLRSTENQEDQLSKEEKEKRTEAASSVLKRSTVRQRSYVLSAAKKYESKEEAPDPSLDNSSVSFVAKRVEIIDDDESAATPAPASTPPPSTVVPVTSVASAPQPKPRKTVDITSKTAVDVAVNEPVAPKEIEAAPEPVREDPPPVLVTEKDPFEHMTPGCTKVATPLAVLLPEYVQAVSTEPEPEESDLSGQADTPLIELAPALPMSPTPASPTPESPVPVSAVREITVITEPGLEPEPEPEQEPSPKPRVDITSKTAVDVAVNEPVAPKEIEAVPEPVREEPVPPVLVTEKDPFEHMTPGCTKVATPLPVLLPEYVQAVSTEPEPEESDLSGQADTPLIELAPALPTPMSPTPASPTPESPGPVSAVREITVMTEPEPEPEPEQEREPSPKPNSGVDTLTALSDTLISFNTSSTSVADDEPVLAEKEGSSVDSHPTENGVEQEPTPELSNCVPMTDDLLALCDGPEPAAEPVPPSPGRWSQDLLSGLDSEPNPAKTSNSLDLLANDVIVFNTEARSPTETVTITTNTVIITDTSEEDNADPWSSPVTTTVTESSSADPFDPYPIGTTSPNSSSDLLQPLSDISLNRVSTTSTEIKDPSPETNLSSNALESLADDIIPINTDSTSLLTRRSWATTWDTSTPEQTTTVEESEDDEPGQDEAQTTLIMFERKSTENDSPWDRWTSPTVYTVTTTTGEEEEDEEEEEESPEDTQTQTVTTITTIREIHSEPESAMDRTVIEEDQQVQTPEPEAKKGFVFVKEYVNATETSLHNARDLIDDETDYFTSSSTNHSYSSPSTYSSGSLSSTCTYCGEPVGNDCRISIEHLNINCHPACFKCGVCSKPMGDLLDSMFLHGGEVNCESCYSKAFD encoded by the exons ATGTCAAAAG agGGGGAAAAAGCAGCCGTGTTCCGTACCACCAAAGTGCGAAACAAGCTGAAGGATGACGGCAGCTGGCTGCAACGGCGCCCTGAACCTAAGGCTGAAACTGAGGAAGAGAAACCATG GTTAGCAGAATTAAGGGCAAGACGTGTGAACGGAGCTGCTGATGACACCAGTCCAGTGACATCACCAACAAAATCCACTCCGTCACCCACCAAGTCGGCAACTGAAAG AGCACCAACATCAGGATACCTGATCAG agGTGTTTTCACTAAACTAGACAAGCCTGCTTCGTCCTCAACATCTAACGGCTTTGC CGGAACAACACAGTTCACCAAAAAACCCTCTGAGACCTACAAGAAAAT AGCGTCCCACACTTTGAGGTCCACAGAGAACCAGGAGGACCAGCTTAgcaaggaggagaaggagaaacg GACGGAGGCAGCTAGCAGTGTACTGAAGAGATCTACAGTCAGGCAACGGTCTTATGTGCTTTCTGCTGCTAAAAAATATGA GTCTAAAGAAGAGGCACCTGACCCCTCATTGGACAACAGCAGTGTATCATTTGTGGCTAAAAG GGTGGAGattattgatgatgatgagagtGCTGCGACTCCAGCACCTGCCAGCACTCCTCCCCCCTCCACTGTTGTCCCTGTCACATCTGTTGCCTCTGCGCCTCAACCCAAACCACGGAAAAC AGTCGACATCACCTCTAAGACAGCTGTTGACGTCGCTGTTAATGAGCCAGTGGCACCGAAGGAGATTGAGGCCGCCCCGGAGCCTGTCAGAGAAGATCCCCCTCCAGTGCTTGTTACAGAAAAAGACCCATTTGAACACATGACACCAGGGTGCACCAAGGTGGCTACTCCTCTCGCTGTACTCCTCCCTGAGTATGTACAAGCGGTCTCGACAGAGCCAGAGCCTGAAGAATCAGACCTTTCTGGGCAAGCTGACACACCTCTGATTGAACTCGCCCCAGCACTGCCAATGTCACCTACTCCAGCATCTCCTACCCCTGAATCACCTGTCCCGGTGTCTGCTGTAAGAGAGATCACAGTGATAACTGAACCAGGACTAGAGccagagccagaaccagaacaagaACCATCTCCAAAGCCAAG AGTCGACATCACCTCTAAGACAGCTGTTGACGTCGCTGTTAATGAGCCAGTGGCACCGAAGGAGATTGAGGCCGTCCCGGAGCCTGTCAGAGAGGAGCCTGTCCCTCCAGTGCTTGTTACAGAAAAAGACCCATTTGAACACATGACACCAGGGTGCACCAAGGTGGCTACTCCTCTCCCTGTACTCCTCCCTGAGTATGTACAAGCGGTCTCGACAGAGCCAGAACCTGAAGAATCAGACCTTTCTGGGCAAGCTGACACACCTCTGATTGAACTCGCCCCAGCATTGCCAACCCCAATGTCACCTACTCCAGCATCTCCTACCCCTGAATCACCTGGCCCAGTGTCTGCTGTAAGAGAGATCACAGTGAtgactgaaccagaaccagagccagaaccagaacaagaGCGAGAACCATCTCCAAAGCCAAA CTCCGGTGTTGACACGCTCACCGCCTTGTCCGACACTCTCATTTCTTTTAACACGAGTTCAACCAG TGTTGCAGATGATGAGCCAGTGCtggcagagaaagaaggaagcTCAGTGGACAGTCACCCCACAGAGAACGG TGTTGAACAGGAGCCAACTCCAGAGCTCAGCAACTGTGTACCAATGACAGACGATCTCCTGGCTCTCTGTGATGG TCCAGAGCCGGCAGCAGAACCGGTTCCCCCCAGCCCAGGACGCTGGAGCCAGGATTTGCTTAGCGGACTAGACAG TGAGCCAAATCCAGCAAAGACCAGTAACAGCCTGGATCTCCTGGCTAATGATGTCATTGTATTCAACACAGAGGCACGcag CCCCACGGAGACAGTCACTATAACCACCAACACTGTGATCATTACTGACACAAG CGAGGAAGACAATGCAGATCCCTGGAGCTCACCTGTGACAACCACAGTCACTGAGTCGAG CTCGGCTGATCCGTTTGATCCATATCCGATAGGGACCACATCCCCTAACAG CTCCTCTGACCTGCTCCAGCCCCTctcagatatttccctcaacAG gGTGTCGACTACTTCCACGGAGATCAAAGATCCAAGTCCAGAAACTAA CCTGAGCAGTAATGCGTTGGAATCCCTTGCAGACGACATCATCCCTATCAACACTGACAGCACAAG TCTCCTCACTCGGCGGTCATGGGCTACTACATGGGATACCAGCACACCTGAGCAGACTACCACAGTGGAGGAGAG CGAGGACGATGAACCAGGCCAAGATGAAGCTCAAACGACACTGATCATGTTTGAGAGAAA GTCCACTGAGAATGACTCCCCATGGGACAGGTGGACATCACCCACTGTCTATACTGTCACTACCACTacaggggaggaagaggaggacgaggaggaggaggaggaaag CCCCGaggatacacagacacagacggtCACAACCATCACCACTATCAG GGAGATACACAGTGAGCCAGAGTCTGCTATGGATCG GACCGTGATAGAAGAAGACCAGCAAGTCCAAACACCAGAACCAGAGGCCAAAAA ggggtttgtgtttgtgaaggaGTATGTCAATGCAACAGAGACGTCCTTGCATAACGCCAGAGATCTAATCGATGA tgAAACAGATTATTTTACATCGAGCTCCACCAATCACTCTTACAGCAGCCCCTCCACTTACTCCAG TGGCTCACTGTCATCCACCTGCACATACTGCGGAGAGCCGGTGGGCAACGATTGCAGGATCTCCATCGAGCACCTCAATATCAACTGCCACCCTGCCTGCTTCAAG TGTGGCGTGTGTAGTAAGCCAATGGGAGACCTTCTCGACAGTATGTTCCTACATGGTGGGGAAGTCAACTGCGAGAGCTGCTACTCCAAAGCCTTCGACTGA
- the znf185 gene encoding zinc finger protein 185 isoform X3, protein MSKEGEKAAVFRTTKVRNKLKDDGSWLQRRPEPKAETEEEKPWLAELRARRVNGAADDTSPVTSPTKSTPSPTKSATERAPTSGYLIRGVFTKLDKPASSSTSNGFAGTTQFTKKPSETYKKIASHTLRSTENQEDQLSKEEKEKRTEAASSVLKRSTVRQRSYVLSAAKKYESKEEAPDPSLDNSSVSFVAKRVEIIDDDESAATPAPASTPPPSTVVPVTSVASAPQPKPRKTVDITSKTAVDVAVNEPVAPKEIEAAPEPVREDPPPVLVTEKDPFEHMTPGCTKVATPLAVLLPEYVQAVSTEPEPEESDLSGQADTPLIELAPALPMSPTPASPTPESPVPVSAVREITVITEPGLEPEPEPEQEPSPKPRVDITSKTAVDVAVNEPVAPKEIEAVPEPVREEPVPPVLVTEKDPFEHMTPGCTKVATPLPVLLPEYVQAVSTEPEPEESDLSGQADTPLIELAPALPTPMSPTPASPTPESPGPVSAVREITVMTEPEPEPEPEQEREPSPKPNVADDEPVLAEKEGSSVDSHPTENGVEQEPTPELSNCVPMTDDLLALCDGPEPAAEPVPPSPGRWSQDLLSGLDSEPNPAKTSNSLDLLANDVIVFNTEARSLSVQREEEKQTDETVKETQSPTETVTITTNTVIITDTSEEDNADPWSSPVTTTVTESSSADPFDPYPIGTTSPNSSSDLLQPLSDISLNRVSTTSTEIKDPSPETNLSSNALESLADDIIPINTDSTSLLTRRSWATTWDTSTPEQTTTVEESEDDEPGQDEAQTTLIMFERKSTENDSPWDRWTSPTVYTVTTTTGEEEEDEEEEEESPEDTQTQTVTTITTIREIHSEPESAMDRTVIEEDQQVQTPEPEAKKGFVFVKEYVNATETSLHNARDLIDDETDYFTSSSTNHSYSSPSTYSSGSLSSTCTYCGEPVGNDCRISIEHLNINCHPACFKCGVCSKPMGDLLDSMFLHGGEVNCESCYSKAFD, encoded by the exons ATGTCAAAAG agGGGGAAAAAGCAGCCGTGTTCCGTACCACCAAAGTGCGAAACAAGCTGAAGGATGACGGCAGCTGGCTGCAACGGCGCCCTGAACCTAAGGCTGAAACTGAGGAAGAGAAACCATG GTTAGCAGAATTAAGGGCAAGACGTGTGAACGGAGCTGCTGATGACACCAGTCCAGTGACATCACCAACAAAATCCACTCCGTCACCCACCAAGTCGGCAACTGAAAG AGCACCAACATCAGGATACCTGATCAG agGTGTTTTCACTAAACTAGACAAGCCTGCTTCGTCCTCAACATCTAACGGCTTTGC CGGAACAACACAGTTCACCAAAAAACCCTCTGAGACCTACAAGAAAAT AGCGTCCCACACTTTGAGGTCCACAGAGAACCAGGAGGACCAGCTTAgcaaggaggagaaggagaaacg GACGGAGGCAGCTAGCAGTGTACTGAAGAGATCTACAGTCAGGCAACGGTCTTATGTGCTTTCTGCTGCTAAAAAATATGA GTCTAAAGAAGAGGCACCTGACCCCTCATTGGACAACAGCAGTGTATCATTTGTGGCTAAAAG GGTGGAGattattgatgatgatgagagtGCTGCGACTCCAGCACCTGCCAGCACTCCTCCCCCCTCCACTGTTGTCCCTGTCACATCTGTTGCCTCTGCGCCTCAACCCAAACCACGGAAAAC AGTCGACATCACCTCTAAGACAGCTGTTGACGTCGCTGTTAATGAGCCAGTGGCACCGAAGGAGATTGAGGCCGCCCCGGAGCCTGTCAGAGAAGATCCCCCTCCAGTGCTTGTTACAGAAAAAGACCCATTTGAACACATGACACCAGGGTGCACCAAGGTGGCTACTCCTCTCGCTGTACTCCTCCCTGAGTATGTACAAGCGGTCTCGACAGAGCCAGAGCCTGAAGAATCAGACCTTTCTGGGCAAGCTGACACACCTCTGATTGAACTCGCCCCAGCACTGCCAATGTCACCTACTCCAGCATCTCCTACCCCTGAATCACCTGTCCCGGTGTCTGCTGTAAGAGAGATCACAGTGATAACTGAACCAGGACTAGAGccagagccagaaccagaacaagaACCATCTCCAAAGCCAAG AGTCGACATCACCTCTAAGACAGCTGTTGACGTCGCTGTTAATGAGCCAGTGGCACCGAAGGAGATTGAGGCCGTCCCGGAGCCTGTCAGAGAGGAGCCTGTCCCTCCAGTGCTTGTTACAGAAAAAGACCCATTTGAACACATGACACCAGGGTGCACCAAGGTGGCTACTCCTCTCCCTGTACTCCTCCCTGAGTATGTACAAGCGGTCTCGACAGAGCCAGAACCTGAAGAATCAGACCTTTCTGGGCAAGCTGACACACCTCTGATTGAACTCGCCCCAGCATTGCCAACCCCAATGTCACCTACTCCAGCATCTCCTACCCCTGAATCACCTGGCCCAGTGTCTGCTGTAAGAGAGATCACAGTGAtgactgaaccagaaccagagccagaaccagaacaagaGCGAGAACCATCTCCAAAGCCAAA TGTTGCAGATGATGAGCCAGTGCtggcagagaaagaaggaagcTCAGTGGACAGTCACCCCACAGAGAACGG TGTTGAACAGGAGCCAACTCCAGAGCTCAGCAACTGTGTACCAATGACAGACGATCTCCTGGCTCTCTGTGATGG TCCAGAGCCGGCAGCAGAACCGGTTCCCCCCAGCCCAGGACGCTGGAGCCAGGATTTGCTTAGCGGACTAGACAG TGAGCCAAATCCAGCAAAGACCAGTAACAGCCTGGATCTCCTGGCTAATGATGTCATTGTATTCAACACAGAGGCACGcag CCTCAGCGTGcagcgagaggaggagaaacagacagatgagacagtcaaagaaacacaaag CCCCACGGAGACAGTCACTATAACCACCAACACTGTGATCATTACTGACACAAG CGAGGAAGACAATGCAGATCCCTGGAGCTCACCTGTGACAACCACAGTCACTGAGTCGAG CTCGGCTGATCCGTTTGATCCATATCCGATAGGGACCACATCCCCTAACAG CTCCTCTGACCTGCTCCAGCCCCTctcagatatttccctcaacAG gGTGTCGACTACTTCCACGGAGATCAAAGATCCAAGTCCAGAAACTAA CCTGAGCAGTAATGCGTTGGAATCCCTTGCAGACGACATCATCCCTATCAACACTGACAGCACAAG TCTCCTCACTCGGCGGTCATGGGCTACTACATGGGATACCAGCACACCTGAGCAGACTACCACAGTGGAGGAGAG CGAGGACGATGAACCAGGCCAAGATGAAGCTCAAACGACACTGATCATGTTTGAGAGAAA GTCCACTGAGAATGACTCCCCATGGGACAGGTGGACATCACCCACTGTCTATACTGTCACTACCACTacaggggaggaagaggaggacgaggaggaggaggaggaaag CCCCGaggatacacagacacagacggtCACAACCATCACCACTATCAG GGAGATACACAGTGAGCCAGAGTCTGCTATGGATCG GACCGTGATAGAAGAAGACCAGCAAGTCCAAACACCAGAACCAGAGGCCAAAAA ggggtttgtgtttgtgaaggaGTATGTCAATGCAACAGAGACGTCCTTGCATAACGCCAGAGATCTAATCGATGA tgAAACAGATTATTTTACATCGAGCTCCACCAATCACTCTTACAGCAGCCCCTCCACTTACTCCAG TGGCTCACTGTCATCCACCTGCACATACTGCGGAGAGCCGGTGGGCAACGATTGCAGGATCTCCATCGAGCACCTCAATATCAACTGCCACCCTGCCTGCTTCAAG TGTGGCGTGTGTAGTAAGCCAATGGGAGACCTTCTCGACAGTATGTTCCTACATGGTGGGGAAGTCAACTGCGAGAGCTGCTACTCCAAAGCCTTCGACTGA